In one window of Corynebacterium mycetoides DNA:
- the rplE gene encoding 50S ribosomal protein L5, with amino-acid sequence MAENYTPRLKARYKDDIRAKLNEEFGYDNVMQIPGLTKIVVNMGVGDAARDSKVINGALEDLTAITGQKPQLRRAKKSIANFKLREGMPIGAKVTLRGDRMWEFLDRLLSVALPRIRDFRGLNDKQFDGAGNYTFGLNEQTMFYEIDIDKVDRVRGMDITLVTTATNDEEGRALLRHLGFPFADKDGKMQRA; translated from the coding sequence ATGGCTGAGAACTACACCCCGCGTCTGAAGGCCCGCTACAAGGACGACATCCGCGCCAAGCTCAACGAGGAGTTCGGCTACGACAACGTCATGCAGATCCCTGGCCTGACCAAGATCGTGGTCAACATGGGTGTCGGCGACGCCGCCCGTGACTCCAAGGTCATCAACGGAGCCCTCGAGGACCTCACCGCGATCACCGGCCAGAAGCCGCAGCTGCGTCGCGCCAAGAAGTCCATCGCGAACTTCAAGCTCCGCGAAGGCATGCCGATCGGCGCCAAGGTCACCCTCCGCGGCGACCGCATGTGGGAGTTCCTGGACCGCCTGCTGTCGGTGGCTCTCCCGCGTATCCGCGACTTCCGCGGTCTGAACGACAAGCAGTTCGACGGTGCGGGCAACTACACCTTCGGCCTGAACGAGCAGACCATGTTCTACGAGATCGACATCGACAAGGTCGACCGCGTGCGTGGCATGGACATCACGCTCGTGACCACCGCGACGAACGACGAGGAAGGCCGCGCCCTGCTGCGCCACCTCGGCTTCCCGTTCGCCGACAAGGACGGCAAGATGCAGCGCGCTTAA
- a CDS encoding FecCD family ABC transporter permease, whose product MSAERRSTRNTGVVCATLLVAVAAAVVASLFVGSRAVPANEVLLGLRGAGTAEIRGIVWDLRVPRTLLAFAVGASLALAGALAQAWTRNPLADPGFIGITAGASCAMAIGAVMGVSATFTGSLALAFGGAAAATGVVMLIARRSLSPFTLILAGVGVDASLRSAATLLGLFDTEVFDSMRHWVVGSTFGRGYVEAAVAWAGCAVGGVCALLAARPLDLLAMGRETSLALGGSERRAHVGAAAGIVLLAGSATAAAGPVAFVGFAAPHIMRWLVGPQLTVLLVPAALFGGTIVLLADVLGRLVLTPGELEMSIVLAFIGAPLLIAAVHRGAGANKAVI is encoded by the coding sequence ATGAGCGCCGAACGACGTAGCACACGTAACACCGGTGTCGTGTGCGCCACGCTGCTCGTCGCCGTCGCTGCGGCGGTCGTGGCGTCGTTGTTCGTCGGCTCCCGCGCCGTGCCGGCGAACGAGGTGCTTCTTGGCCTGCGCGGTGCCGGCACGGCAGAGATTCGGGGAATCGTGTGGGACCTGCGCGTCCCGCGCACGCTCCTTGCCTTCGCAGTCGGTGCCTCGCTTGCGCTGGCAGGCGCGCTGGCCCAGGCGTGGACGCGCAATCCGCTCGCCGATCCCGGCTTTATCGGGATCACCGCGGGTGCTTCCTGCGCCATGGCGATCGGGGCGGTGATGGGCGTGAGCGCCACTTTCACCGGCTCACTCGCCCTCGCTTTCGGGGGTGCCGCCGCGGCCACCGGCGTGGTCATGCTCATTGCGCGCCGGTCGCTGTCTCCTTTCACCTTGATTCTCGCCGGGGTCGGGGTCGACGCGTCGCTGCGCTCCGCCGCAACCCTGCTGGGATTATTCGACACGGAAGTGTTCGACTCCATGCGCCACTGGGTGGTCGGCTCCACCTTTGGCCGTGGTTACGTAGAAGCGGCCGTCGCCTGGGCCGGGTGTGCCGTCGGTGGGGTGTGTGCTCTGCTTGCTGCACGTCCCCTCGACCTGTTGGCGATGGGCAGGGAAACCTCCCTTGCCCTAGGCGGCTCGGAGCGGCGAGCGCATGTTGGCGCCGCGGCTGGGATCGTGCTCTTGGCCGGCAGCGCTACCGCGGCAGCCGGACCGGTCGCCTTCGTCGGGTTCGCCGCCCCGCACATCATGCGCTGGCTGGTCGGCCCGCAGCTCACGGTCTTGCTGGTTCCAGCCGCGCTTTTCGGGGGCACGATCGTGTTGCTTGCCGATGTCCTCGGCAGGCTCGTGCTTACCCCAGGGGAGCTGGAAATGTCCATCGTGCTCGCGTTCATTGGCGCTCCGCTGCTCATCGCCGCGGTGCATCGGGGCGCAGGTGCGAACAAGGCGGTGATCTAG
- a CDS encoding bifunctional hydroxymethylpyrimidine kinase/phosphomethylpyrimidine kinase: MTSQQPRVLSIAGTDPTGGAGIQADLKSIAAAGGYGMAVVTALVAQNTRGVREVHNPPQEFLTAQLDAVFDDVRVDAVKIGMLGDPATTATVSSFLAQHPVPVVVVDPVMVATSGDRLLSSDAEDALRQLIRDHATMLTPNIPELAVLTGSAPAPDFDAAVAQGASFATDTGVSVLVKGGHLTGAHASNALVTPAGEVHVIEVPRVDTPNTHGTGCSLSSALATRLLIDASPNAAAEWASHWLHEAIRNADALHVGGGHGPVDHFHALRRRASAGSTRPWAETDRWHERSTDQQTLLPSIAPAGEHTRRLWEMAARLVWPQILGLGFVQDLRDGTLARDDFDFYLAQDAHYLGDYSRALSSLSAKAPTADDQVWWAHTAQQAIVAEQELHRTWFRDHGTDAESSPTSPVTLGYVSFLKAQVALEDYPVGVAAVLPCFWLYAEVGLYLAGSNSPEHAYRAWLDTYSGDEYVNEARGAIARAEEALAAATQAQRRQAADAFMHACYYERDFFDQASRR; encoded by the coding sequence ATGACCAGTCAACAGCCCCGCGTTTTGTCCATCGCCGGCACCGATCCCACCGGTGGCGCGGGAATCCAAGCGGATCTCAAGTCCATCGCCGCCGCCGGCGGTTACGGTATGGCCGTGGTCACCGCCCTCGTGGCGCAAAACACCCGCGGCGTGCGCGAGGTCCATAACCCGCCGCAGGAGTTTCTCACGGCCCAACTCGACGCGGTGTTCGATGATGTCCGCGTCGACGCCGTCAAGATCGGCATGCTCGGCGACCCCGCCACCACCGCCACCGTGTCCTCTTTCCTCGCTCAGCACCCGGTCCCCGTTGTCGTGGTTGACCCCGTCATGGTGGCCACCTCCGGCGACCGCCTGCTCAGCTCGGATGCGGAAGACGCGCTGCGCCAGCTGATCCGTGACCACGCCACGATGCTCACCCCCAACATCCCGGAACTGGCTGTGCTCACCGGCAGCGCACCCGCGCCCGATTTCGATGCCGCCGTCGCTCAGGGAGCCTCGTTCGCCACCGACACCGGCGTCAGCGTGCTGGTCAAGGGCGGCCACCTCACGGGCGCGCACGCCTCGAACGCGCTGGTCACCCCGGCCGGCGAGGTGCACGTCATCGAGGTGCCGCGCGTAGACACTCCCAACACGCACGGCACGGGCTGCTCGCTGTCGTCCGCCCTGGCCACGCGCCTGCTTATCGACGCCTCCCCGAACGCCGCCGCCGAGTGGGCGTCGCACTGGCTGCACGAGGCGATCCGAAACGCCGACGCGCTCCACGTCGGCGGCGGCCACGGCCCCGTCGACCATTTCCACGCCCTGCGCCGCCGCGCGAGCGCGGGCTCGACGCGCCCCTGGGCAGAAACCGACCGGTGGCACGAACGCAGCACGGATCAGCAGACGCTTCTCCCGAGCATCGCTCCTGCCGGCGAGCACACGCGCCGGCTCTGGGAGATGGCGGCGCGGCTTGTGTGGCCGCAGATCCTCGGCCTCGGGTTTGTCCAGGACTTGCGCGACGGGACGCTGGCCCGCGACGACTTCGACTTCTACCTCGCCCAGGACGCGCACTACCTCGGCGATTACTCCCGCGCCCTTTCCAGCCTGAGCGCCAAGGCCCCGACTGCCGACGATCAGGTGTGGTGGGCGCACACCGCCCAGCAGGCCATCGTCGCGGAGCAGGAGCTGCACCGCACGTGGTTCCGCGACCACGGCACCGATGCCGAATCGAGCCCCACATCACCCGTGACCTTGGGCTACGTCAGCTTCCTCAAGGCGCAGGTCGCGCTCGAGGACTACCCGGTTGGCGTGGCCGCGGTGCTGCCGTGCTTCTGGCTTTACGCGGAGGTGGGCCTGTACCTCGCCGGCAGCAATTCGCCAGAGCACGCCTATCGGGCGTGGCTAGACACCTACAGCGGCGACGAATACGTCAACGAGGCCCGCGGAGCGATCGCACGCGCCGAAGAGGCGCTCGCCGCGGCGACTCAGGCGCAGCGGCGACAAGCGGCGGATGCCTTCATGCACGCCTGCTACTACGAGCGGGACTTCTTCGACCAGGCGAGCAGGCGCTAG
- a CDS encoding DUF2786 domain-containing protein produces MATTEKIKDKVQKLLNQAADRQGTAEGESYYAKAFALMASHGFDERDLNSPDEGDDVAHHTVEISGAYADMQAALLLGIAGALHCTGFGQRVRRSTRISSVAIFGLRRHLDRVNLLFTLLNPAMIAAARTIVAGPYDATSTVVQRRSFMTGFAHSIASRLSEAEHSVAETAGQYALALVDDSRKARQAQEEFGRHHGLYFEDFRSQRTFDGASYGQGVEAGERSDLGQTRVGSRRALPPRNIT; encoded by the coding sequence ATGGCAACGACCGAGAAAATCAAGGACAAGGTGCAAAAGCTGCTGAATCAGGCGGCGGATCGGCAGGGCACGGCCGAGGGGGAGTCCTACTACGCCAAGGCTTTTGCGCTGATGGCCAGCCACGGCTTCGATGAACGAGACCTAAACTCACCCGATGAGGGAGATGACGTGGCGCACCACACCGTTGAGATCAGCGGGGCCTACGCGGACATGCAAGCCGCCCTCTTGCTCGGCATCGCCGGGGCACTTCACTGCACCGGGTTTGGCCAGCGGGTGCGCCGCAGCACGAGGATCAGTTCGGTGGCCATTTTCGGGCTGCGCCGCCACCTCGACCGCGTCAACCTGCTCTTCACGCTGCTCAACCCGGCGATGATCGCGGCTGCGAGGACGATCGTCGCCGGCCCGTACGACGCTACTTCCACGGTCGTGCAGCGCCGCTCGTTCATGACTGGCTTCGCGCACAGCATCGCTTCCCGGCTGAGCGAGGCGGAGCACAGCGTCGCGGAAACAGCGGGCCAGTACGCGCTAGCGCTTGTCGACGACTCCAGGAAGGCGCGGCAGGCTCAAGAGGAGTTTGGTCGCCACCACGGTCTGTACTTCGAGGACTTTCGCTCGCAGCGAACCTTCGACGGCGCGTCCTACGGTCAGGGAGTGGAGGCGGGGGAGAGGTCCGATTTGGGGCAAACCCGCGTCGGGTCGCGGCGGGCGCTTCCGCCCAGAAATATTACTTAG
- a CDS encoding carboxymuconolactone decarboxylase family protein encodes MVEARKQMRGEALRSILPMVKYSGSNVDQAYRHLVSLRASVINDCKACITTHRRDARADGWDEKRILRAEDWTNHRDRFDEKETAVLALTDAVTHIDGYESVPDELWDSVEKHFGPQGAHDVLVSILAINTFNRLSITTRTNADAIKSTIEFDHDYDATL; translated from the coding sequence ATGGTGGAGGCGAGAAAACAAATGCGCGGCGAGGCGCTGCGCTCCATACTTCCCATGGTCAAGTACTCGGGTAGCAACGTCGATCAGGCCTACCGGCACCTGGTGTCGCTGCGCGCGTCGGTGATCAACGACTGCAAAGCCTGCATCACCACGCATCGTCGTGATGCGCGCGCTGACGGCTGGGACGAAAAGCGCATCTTGCGTGCAGAGGACTGGACCAACCATCGCGACCGCTTCGACGAGAAGGAAACCGCGGTGCTCGCCCTGACCGACGCGGTGACACACATTGACGGCTACGAATCCGTACCCGACGAGCTGTGGGACAGCGTCGAGAAGCACTTTGGCCCCCAGGGCGCGCACGACGTGCTGGTGAGCATCCTGGCGATCAACACGTTTAACCGGCTGAGCATCACCACGCGAACCAACGCGGACGCGATTAAATCCACCATCGAATTCGACCACGACTACGACGCGACGCTCTAG
- the rplN gene encoding 50S ribosomal protein L14, which translates to MIQQESRLKVADNTGAREILCIRVLGGSVRRFAGIGDTIVATVKEAAPGGNVKEGEVVRAVIVRATKETRRPDGSYIAFDENAAVLIKNDTEPRGTRIFGPVARELRDKRFMKIVSLAPEVI; encoded by the coding sequence GTGATTCAGCAAGAATCGCGTCTGAAGGTCGCCGACAACACCGGTGCACGGGAAATCCTGTGCATCCGCGTGCTCGGCGGCTCTGTCCGACGCTTCGCCGGCATCGGCGACACGATCGTCGCCACCGTGAAGGAAGCCGCCCCCGGCGGCAACGTCAAAGAGGGTGAGGTCGTCCGCGCCGTCATCGTCCGCGCCACCAAGGAGACCCGCCGCCCGGACGGCTCCTACATCGCGTTCGACGAGAACGCTGCCGTTCTGATTAAGAACGACACCGAGCCCCGCGGCACCCGCATCTTCGGCCCGGTCGCGCGCGAGCTGCGGGACAAGCGCTTCATGAAGATCGTTTCTCTCGCACCGGAGGTGATCTAG
- a CDS encoding FecCD family ABC transporter permease, giving the protein MRQTSRLIGATVLFAAIAAAAYIALLGQGAVQLSPAQVLNVLRGGGSSREIAVVWDLRLPVAVATLLVGAALGMAGAWTQAMARNPLASPDILGVTSGAALLVVLGTVTYRPEFSQALPDFWWRAALALCGAAGVVVLLVALGGVGTGDRIVLTGVALSLMLHAAVSYLLLKAEVLRAVEAQTWLAGSTGFVRMDGVIALSVGVLPFIALGLWCGRDLPLLAHDDTSATALGVNLKAQRAALLVAATGISAVVVSVVGPIGFVALLAPHLGRIVARTPNPAPVVSAAAGAALLAVCAVVAGLIPAAAPVGAVSSAIGGVALVLLVWRQSRSTR; this is encoded by the coding sequence ATGCGGCAAACCTCACGACTCATCGGCGCCACGGTGCTGTTCGCCGCGATCGCGGCCGCGGCCTACATCGCGCTTTTGGGCCAAGGCGCCGTACAACTGAGCCCCGCCCAGGTTCTCAACGTTTTGCGTGGCGGTGGATCAAGCCGCGAGATTGCCGTGGTGTGGGATCTGCGCCTGCCGGTTGCCGTGGCCACGCTCCTTGTCGGGGCCGCGCTCGGGATGGCAGGGGCGTGGACCCAAGCGATGGCGCGCAACCCGCTGGCGTCGCCCGACATCCTCGGCGTGACTTCGGGGGCCGCGCTACTCGTCGTGCTGGGAACGGTGACGTACCGCCCGGAGTTTTCGCAAGCACTGCCCGACTTCTGGTGGCGCGCCGCTCTCGCGCTCTGCGGTGCCGCGGGCGTGGTCGTGCTGCTAGTCGCGCTCGGCGGGGTGGGCACCGGTGACCGAATCGTGCTCACGGGGGTTGCTCTCTCACTGATGCTTCACGCCGCAGTGAGCTACCTGCTGCTCAAAGCCGAGGTGCTGCGTGCCGTCGAGGCGCAGACGTGGCTGGCGGGCTCGACTGGTTTTGTTCGGATGGATGGCGTTATCGCGCTGAGCGTTGGAGTGCTCCCGTTCATTGCCCTCGGGTTGTGGTGTGGGCGGGATCTGCCGTTGCTTGCCCACGACGACACTTCTGCCACCGCGCTGGGTGTCAACCTTAAGGCGCAGCGCGCGGCTCTGTTAGTAGCGGCGACGGGGATCTCGGCGGTGGTGGTTTCTGTGGTCGGGCCCATCGGTTTCGTCGCGCTGCTCGCCCCGCACCTGGGGCGCATCGTTGCGCGCACGCCGAACCCGGCGCCGGTGGTATCCGCCGCAGCGGGTGCCGCGCTGCTCGCGGTATGCGCGGTGGTGGCGGGGCTAATCCCCGCCGCTGCACCCGTAGGCGCGGTGTCATCAGCAATCGGCGGCGTCGCCCTCGTATTGCTGGTGTGGCGGCAGTCTCGGAGCACACGATGA
- the rplX gene encoding 50S ribosomal protein L24 has translation MKIKKGDMVQVISGKDKGAQGKVIEAYPQRDKVLVEGVNRIKKHVANSYNERGAESGGIVTQEAPIHVSNVMLLDSDGTPTRVGYRFDENGKKVRVAKSNGKDI, from the coding sequence ATGAAGATCAAGAAGGGCGATATGGTCCAGGTTATCTCCGGCAAGGACAAGGGCGCTCAGGGCAAGGTCATCGAGGCCTACCCGCAGCGTGACAAGGTCCTCGTCGAGGGCGTCAACCGCATCAAGAAGCATGTCGCCAACTCGTACAACGAGCGCGGCGCAGAGTCCGGCGGCATCGTCACCCAGGAAGCACCCATCCACGTGTCCAACGTGATGCTCCTGGATTCCGACGGCACCCCGACCCGCGTGGGCTACCGTTTCGACGAAAACGGCAAGAAGGTCCGCGTGGCAAAGTCGAACGGGAAGGACATCTAA
- a CDS encoding LLM class flavin-dependent oxidoreductase translates to MKKLGFLSFGHYALPGQQGPGAKQTFQDTVEIAKRADAIGVNGAYVRVHHFAPQIASPIALLSAMAAVTRNIEVGTGVLDMRYANPLQLAEDIATLDLLSDERVALGVSRGSPEPADKGWQAFGYAAEADNGADLARRHFERFMSALRGEGVATSAPLEQQYPRMYRPGIPLPVMPHSPGADRRIWWGAGSFDSAEQAARDGVNLMSSTLISEADGSSLGELQARQIERYRTVWAEAGHDWTPRVSVSRSVFPIVDDASRRMFGMQASSEQIGSLGEGRQVTFGKTYAAEPDEIIAQLQADPAIQAADTLMLTIPNQFGVDLNVKILADFAEHIAPELGWEPAKER, encoded by the coding sequence ATGAAGAAACTCGGATTCCTCTCCTTCGGCCACTACGCGCTGCCGGGCCAGCAGGGCCCGGGCGCGAAACAGACCTTTCAGGACACCGTCGAGATTGCTAAGCGGGCGGACGCGATCGGTGTCAACGGCGCGTACGTGCGCGTGCACCACTTCGCCCCGCAGATCGCCTCGCCCATCGCGCTGTTGTCCGCCATGGCCGCGGTGACGCGCAACATCGAGGTGGGGACCGGGGTGCTGGACATGCGGTACGCCAACCCGCTGCAGCTCGCCGAGGACATTGCGACGCTGGATCTGCTCTCCGACGAGCGCGTCGCCCTCGGGGTCTCCCGCGGCTCACCCGAGCCCGCGGACAAGGGGTGGCAGGCCTTCGGGTACGCCGCTGAGGCCGACAACGGCGCGGATCTGGCCCGGCGCCACTTCGAGCGGTTCATGTCGGCCCTGCGCGGCGAGGGTGTGGCTACCTCGGCGCCACTGGAGCAGCAGTACCCGCGCATGTACCGGCCGGGCATTCCGCTACCGGTCATGCCGCATTCGCCGGGCGCCGACCGCCGCATCTGGTGGGGCGCCGGCTCCTTCGACTCGGCCGAGCAGGCGGCGCGCGACGGGGTCAACCTCATGAGCTCGACGCTGATCAGCGAGGCCGACGGGTCGTCGTTAGGCGAGCTCCAGGCGCGCCAGATCGAGCGCTACCGGACGGTGTGGGCCGAAGCCGGCCACGACTGGACGCCACGCGTGTCGGTATCGCGCAGCGTCTTTCCCATCGTTGACGACGCCTCGCGGCGGATGTTCGGGATGCAGGCCAGCTCGGAGCAGATCGGATCGCTGGGGGAGGGCAGGCAGGTGACCTTCGGCAAGACTTACGCCGCCGAGCCGGACGAGATCATCGCGCAGCTTCAGGCGGACCCCGCGATCCAGGCCGCGGACACCTTGATGCTGACCATCCCGAACCAGTTCGGCGTGGACCTCAACGTGAAGATCCTCGCCGATTTCGCCGAGCACATCGCCCCGGAGCTGGGCTGGGAGCCGGCGAAGGAACGCTAG
- a CDS encoding ABC transporter substrate-binding protein: MGIFARKPTTAVALVAAAALALTGCTRGEGEPATTDGAGEARIASLGLGDVDTLLALDVTPVAIAPWGAEGDGDESGVGPWSQELLGSARPATIYNTASGFTADVLEQVAATDPTQIIAVNQAVDVQAQDSLEQIAPTTLKPEGYDNWQIPWDKQVETIAAAVGKQAEGEELIAQTEKAFADFRDNHPELVGKSAAIVMPYEGKIGLYTADDGRGQFIENLGFSIPTELQGDGSSFFVDYAPENYAALNGVDYLFVLDYNGALTALENDPTFQNLDIVKDGRVRYLATDVGNAMSMPNPVTIPWAIDKFTEQLS, translated from the coding sequence ATGGGAATTTTCGCGCGCAAGCCCACCACTGCAGTCGCGCTTGTGGCCGCCGCAGCACTCGCACTCACAGGCTGCACACGAGGAGAAGGCGAGCCTGCCACAACCGATGGCGCAGGCGAGGCGAGGATAGCAAGCCTAGGGCTTGGCGACGTCGACACGCTGCTCGCGCTCGATGTCACCCCCGTCGCCATTGCCCCCTGGGGCGCAGAGGGCGATGGGGACGAAAGCGGCGTCGGGCCGTGGTCGCAGGAGCTGCTCGGCAGCGCGCGCCCGGCGACAATCTACAACACGGCCAGCGGCTTTACCGCCGATGTCCTTGAACAGGTCGCCGCCACGGACCCCACTCAGATCATCGCGGTCAACCAGGCCGTCGACGTCCAAGCCCAGGACTCACTCGAGCAAATCGCGCCGACCACGCTCAAGCCCGAGGGCTACGACAACTGGCAGATCCCCTGGGACAAGCAGGTTGAAACGATTGCCGCGGCCGTGGGTAAGCAGGCCGAGGGTGAGGAACTGATCGCGCAGACGGAAAAGGCTTTCGCAGACTTCCGAGACAACCACCCGGAGCTCGTCGGCAAAAGCGCTGCAATCGTGATGCCCTACGAGGGAAAGATTGGCCTCTACACCGCGGACGACGGGCGCGGGCAGTTCATCGAGAACCTGGGCTTTAGCATCCCGACCGAGCTTCAGGGAGACGGCTCCAGCTTCTTCGTCGACTACGCCCCCGAAAACTACGCGGCTTTAAACGGCGTGGATTACCTATTCGTCCTGGACTATAATGGCGCGCTCACCGCGCTGGAGAACGACCCAACGTTCCAAAACCTGGACATCGTCAAAGACGGCAGGGTGCGCTACCTTGCCACCGACGTCGGCAACGCGATGAGCATGCCCAACCCGGTGACCATACCGTGGGCGATCGACAAGTTCACCGAGCAGCTGTCCTAG
- a CDS encoding siderophore-interacting protein has protein sequence MHNHALHTVTLLDNQQLKPRLHRLTFTSDAFADFPLTGPDEYFGLVMPKPGRAFEPFDIDGVNIRAAVAALPEDTRPDLRWYTIRRLDKDKKLIDVDVVTHGDSGPGSRWIRRARPGATAGMFTCPALWTPPTGSQLLVADASALPALRHILDFQRANAPEALALTDVVAVVTADEEIEDGLVTQWGDALRSLTVVDAPKHTETGATLDTLRALYHARAPYSVWVSGEGALTKAVRSLAINTWGVAREDVVWVPFWFHGKARP, from the coding sequence ATGCATAACCACGCCCTCCACACCGTCACACTGCTCGATAATCAGCAGCTCAAGCCCCGCTTGCACAGGTTGACATTCACCTCAGATGCATTCGCTGACTTCCCCCTCACCGGCCCGGACGAGTACTTCGGCCTCGTCATGCCCAAACCCGGCCGCGCCTTCGAGCCGTTTGACATCGACGGCGTCAACATCCGCGCGGCGGTCGCGGCACTGCCCGAGGACACCCGCCCCGACCTGCGCTGGTACACCATCCGCAGGCTTGACAAGGACAAAAAGCTGATCGACGTCGACGTGGTCACCCACGGCGACTCCGGCCCCGGTTCGCGGTGGATCCGCCGCGCCCGTCCAGGCGCGACGGCGGGAATGTTCACCTGCCCAGCGCTGTGGACGCCGCCTACCGGATCACAGCTGCTCGTCGCCGACGCCTCCGCGCTCCCCGCGCTGCGCCACATCCTCGACTTCCAGCGCGCGAATGCCCCGGAGGCGCTAGCGCTCACCGATGTCGTTGCGGTTGTCACGGCTGACGAGGAGATCGAAGACGGGCTCGTCACCCAATGGGGCGACGCGCTTCGCAGCCTCACCGTCGTCGACGCACCCAAACACACCGAGACGGGGGCGACACTCGACACCCTGCGCGCGCTTTACCACGCACGCGCGCCGTATTCCGTGTGGGTCTCTGGCGAGGGCGCGCTCACCAAGGCTGTGCGCTCGCTCGCCATCAATACGTGGGGCGTCGCTCGCGAAGACGTTGTATGGGTGCCGTTTTGGTTTCACGGCAAGGCCCGGCCATAA
- a CDS encoding ABC transporter ATP-binding protein — protein MNAGQPVVARDIVAGYGSSSDVLHGVSLVARPGEVTTLIGPNGCGKSTLLKAMSKILIPRAGTVTVAGQDVHSLSFRQAATHIAMLAQNPVAPDGLRVGELVARGRHPHRDRLRGLGAEDREAIERACAETSVTELVDRDIAELSGGQRQRVWLAMALAQDTPVLLLDEPTTFLDPAHAIAMLELARGQARRGKAVVMVLHDLMLAGMYSDTLVVMKQGRILAEGTPAQALIPQVLEHAYGLRAEVWEDPAGGSPVIVPRGVVYSDWPS, from the coding sequence ATGAACGCAGGGCAACCAGTCGTCGCCCGCGATATCGTCGCAGGTTACGGCAGCAGCAGCGACGTGCTGCACGGTGTGAGCTTGGTCGCTCGCCCTGGCGAGGTGACCACTTTGATCGGCCCGAACGGATGCGGCAAGTCGACGCTGCTCAAGGCAATGTCGAAAATTCTCATTCCCCGGGCCGGCACGGTGACGGTTGCGGGTCAAGATGTTCACTCTCTGTCGTTTCGCCAGGCAGCGACGCACATTGCGATGCTCGCGCAGAACCCCGTCGCCCCTGATGGGCTGCGCGTCGGAGAGCTTGTCGCCCGCGGCCGCCACCCGCACCGGGACCGTCTGCGGGGCCTTGGCGCCGAGGACCGGGAGGCGATTGAGCGGGCCTGCGCGGAAACCTCAGTCACCGAGCTCGTCGATCGCGACATTGCGGAGCTCTCCGGCGGGCAGCGCCAGCGCGTGTGGCTAGCGATGGCGCTCGCGCAGGACACGCCAGTCTTGCTTCTCGACGAACCAACCACGTTCCTTGACCCCGCCCACGCCATCGCCATGCTCGAGCTCGCCCGCGGCCAAGCGCGCCGGGGCAAGGCCGTGGTGATGGTGTTGCACGATCTGATGCTGGCGGGGATGTACTCCGACACCCTGGTTGTGATGAAGCAGGGGCGGATCCTGGCCGAGGGCACCCCCGCGCAGGCGTTGATTCCGCAGGTGTTGGAGCACGCCTACGGGCTGCGCGCCGAAGTGTGGGAGGACCCGGCGGGAGGCTCGCCGGTCATTGTCCCGCGCGGCGTTGTATACAGCGATTGGCCCAGCTAA